TAGCTTCTTGGACAAGAATCACGTTGTCTGTCCCACTTCTTGAAGGAATGAAGCTTGATTGAAAGGGGGAAATGATAGAAGCAAGCGCGGGTCTAAGCTTGTTGACTAGGACCTTAGCTAGAATCTTGTAGCTAGAGTTGCAAAGTCCTATGGGTCGAAATTGGTTTAAGGTATTCGACTGATCAGTTTTGGGGATAAGGCAAATACGCGTGTCATTCACTCCCATGGGAAGTGGATTTAGAGCATAAGCATCAAGGATGAACTTGGTGATGGAGGGGGCAAGAGTAGTCCAgcatttttggaagaaaaaagggTGGAAGCCATCTGGTCCAGGACTCTTGAAAGGTTTCAAATAAAAAACGGCTTGCTTGATTTCTAATTCAGTTGGAACATTACTGATGGAGGATTTGAGTTCGTGAGACAGTACGGGGCCTGGGAAAGGGAACGGCTCTGGATGCAAAGGCGAGTGAGATTTTGAGGAAgtaaaaatatttgtaaaaaagGAGAAGATATGGTTTTGAATATCCTGAGGATTTATGAGCCAAGTATTATCACTGGTTTTGAGAGAAAGAATCTTGTTTCTCCTTCTTCTGATGAGCGTAGAGGTTTGAAGAAATTTAACATTGAGGTCATTTGCCAGAGAATGATCTATCCTCGCTTTCATGAGCCAAAGAAGTTTTTCTTGGTTAAGGATTTCCATGTATTGACTGGAGAGATCTTTCTCTGGGCTAACAAAGAAGGTTGAGGAGTGAGATTGAAGCGATCTCTAAATCCCTAGGAGACGAGCTaagaggtttttctttttccagaaaatgttgtcaaaattttttttactccaGTTCTTTAAAATAGAAGAGAGGGCTGAGAGATCGCCTAAAATAGGAGTAGGAGGACCTAACCAGGATTCTCTAACCACATTGGAAAAATCAGGATGGGCCATCCAGAATTTTTCGAGTCTAAAGGAGTAAAAAGGGTGAGGTGATGATTCAGGGTTCAAATTGATTAAGATAAGACAATGGTCAGAGTGTACCCTGGTTAGGTGAGACACTCTCGCTTCAGGGAAGAGAGTTTATCAATACAGAAATCCCAACGGAAGGATATATCCAGACAAAGCATGGGTGTCTGGCCTTGAAGGGATATTAATACCACTTTTCTGACCATTTCAGGTGATGGAGGAATTGCACcatattttaaaacatttgtgGGTTCACCCAATGAATGCTGTCCTTTTTAACCCACGAACTAAATTTCAAGTACTCTGATGTGTCCaaataataatttcaaaaattgttTTGCTGCAGTAAACTAAGTAAACCAAACCACCAGTCTAAATAGACTCATTTCTATCATATGGTGCGTTATTAGTGAGTATTAGCTTTGAATTGAAAAACAAAGATTTCAAACTAATATATGCATCAGAAGAAATATTCAAGattagaacttttttttttcccttccgaTATCAATCCTAAATGTTCAGATTTAACATTTTGTATAATGGTGAAAAGAATTTACTATGTTTTAAATTTACCACTgaatatatttaatttatttgagcTTATGGCGTTTGTTTGCAACATATTTTTTTTCGAAGTACTACAAAAGAGATGAACCTCGATTTACCAAAATTGAAAAGGAAGCAAACTTGGCGGACCATTACGTACCTACATTAGAATTTACCATGAAACATGCCTACAAATCTGATCTCTTACATTGTCAGGAAAAGTTGTGAACCAGTTGTTTGAAAATTGTTTCAGCAACTGGGATACAACATTTGCATCTGAGAAAACAATTGACAGATGAATGAGCCAAGAGCTTCATTACCATTTCTCCTGACAAAAAATGTTTCGTCCTATGAGTATTCACTACTAACGTCCCATTACAGGCTCCCACGAGTTGCAGCAGGAAGAGGTTGAACAGCTGCAAGAGGGTTCACCTGATAAGAGAATGCAAGTTGCCATAAGTCCACCAAACCCTTTTTAACAGACAACGCTTGCTTCCTGAGAACCCTGTAACAGCAGAAATTAGTCTTCTTTCCTGTCATATCAACAGATACATAACCAAATTTTCATAAAAAGAAGAACATCGTACCTCTTTAAAGAAGCTTGTTTCCTCTTTAGAAAATAGCACATGAATAACAAAATGCAGCCCAGCAAGATGTTTCCATTTGATAGATTCAACCTAAAATTTCCAAACTTCACAGTGGTATTTCGGAACCACCAGAAGCATGGTGCTCCCCGCCCAGACAATTTCAGAATTGTTTCTTTTACAGAGTTCTCTTTGCTGGCTACGTGTCCAGGTTCCAAATTCTTCGAAAAGTTCTTTGATTCAACTCCATGTTTATCTGCATGCAGAGATGAGACAGGAGCCTGTGATGAACTGGTTGCCTTCGAAGCATTCATAGAGTTCAGTCGCCTCAAAAGTTCCTGTAAAAACAGTGAAGCATTATGCAATGCAAGGATGAATGAGTGCACGTCTACAAAACATGTCACAAACAACATGCAGCCAGATTAATAATTGCTTCCAATCCCAACAAATGAAGCACATATCTAATGGATATTTATAATCAGAAGTAAACAGAtcatcaaagaaagaaaaatcttgCAGAAAAATATGATCTAACAATACAATTTTTCAGAGAAATGACCAGGACCAACTAGGAGAAGGCAAAATGGGTAAGAAGCAATATTCTCTATACTTGGCAATAATAATGGAGGGAGTTACTGCAAATAAAAGAACTATTCATCAAGGTCATGTCAGAAGCCCTTCACATAAAAAACACAATATACAAACCATCAAACACCAGAATCCTCGTAGCAGTTTTAGATATCAAGACTTCTATACCTGTCGCTTATCCTCAGGTAGAGAAGCCTTCTCAACCCAAGATATTGCAGAGTCGATGTCTCTCAAAACCATCCCAAGACATGTCATCACATAGAGGTCAACAACTTCCAGGTACTCATCAACACCAAGAGAAAATCGTCTGTCAGGTTCTTCACCATCAGCTTCTACCAAAAAATAATACCCTTCATCCTTGTAAATCCATTTGCTGAGGAACTCCTTAAGATATCCTTCAACATCAGAAGATGTGCCTTCTGATATCTGAAAACAAACACTAAAAACAACATGTAGTTTGAATATAACTCAGTTTTCCAAAATAGCTTTCTTGAAACGAGTGCATCACCACATGAAAATTCAAAGAAGATGAAGGGAGGGATCTTTCATATGAGCTAATTAATAAACTTAGAGACAAGACAAAGACTGACTTGGTCAAATTGACAAATAAAGAAGAAATCCACCATTTCAATCTCTTATCCAAGGTGGCTAAGTTGGCATTATTCAACTAAACAGGCAAAGCATACTATGGAAGAGAGAAACAACAAGGTAGTTCAAAAAGTGTATCTCCTGTTTTTATTCGAGTTAAAGACATCTGCACTAGAACTCAAGGAATTCTTCCTCCAGAGATATTGACAGAATAAGTAGATTACAATGCGCAACAGACTCAACCCAAAAATAAATAGCACAAATGGTAAAGGCTTAATTAGGGCTATCATTGATTACATGTTAAGCGTTGAAAAGAGGTTGCATATTAAGGAGTAACAATATGCAATTTGCCTCCCAATAGAATGCCTAAACAATCAAAATCCTTAGAAAGAAAAAACTCTAAATTATCTGTTGGCAAATAAGAATTCTGAAAAAGAGATAACTCTCAGGGAATGTTGTAATCAGATAATTCTACAACTTCAAGTCATGAGCAATGAATAGACAATCCATTGCTTAAAAGATTTTAAAACATTTATAAGGACAAACCAGCATTATGATCCACAAATTTTGCAGCATGGAATATAGAGGAAAGCTACAATTCTGCAAGCATAATGCTGTTAACTATAGTGGTGAATGTCTAACATCTCAATGGAACTAGTTATGccaatcatttttcaaaaatttgtgtaGAAACTCTAATTTGCAACGAACTAACATCTGAAGGTCAGAAAGGTTACCCAGTAACCAAAACTTGCACAGGGATGGCAGCTACTGAACCAAATAGATGTTTGAGCTCCTTCAGAATTTCGAAGGTCCTgcaaattacatgaaatttccAAAAACACACTCAGTATTTATTAATGAGAATACAAATCCTATTGAATACAGCATGAACTAAACACTTTGGTCATTAGAGTgtttcctttttatttcttgttttcttttcccctaACACAGGCAAAGGGAAACTGCCTTAAAGCAAAAACAAACAGATGCATGGACAAATAAGTCATGCACCTCCATAAACAGCATTCAGGTAGAAGAGAAACTGCCTTaaagccccaaaaaaaaaggatgtaTGGACAAATAAGTCATGCACCTCTGTAAGCAGCATTCAGGCAGAAGGGAAACTGCCTTAAAGCAAAAACAAACAGATGTATGGACAAATAACTCATGCACCTCCATAAACAGTGTTCAGGCAGCTAAACTGATGCATCAGAATAAGCAATAATGGCtctaaatttgaaaagttaaacAAAAAATTATCCTACAATTATGCGAGTTTAAATTACTTCCAGATGTTAAATAGCTAGTGCCTTGTTTTTTGTATAAGTTCAATTATCAATACTATTATGACAATTACCAAAACAGTCAAGGAATACTAGAAATCTAGGGGCAACAAGCATCAATATCCTGCCccctccccccaaaaaaaaaaaccacacacaaaaaaaaatccccaatatgttttggtcaagattATGAGTGTTAACCATAGCTTGAAATGTACAACACCAATATCATTCTTGCACTGTGCAAGCCCAGATTATATTCTAAAGTATATAATTCTCCTTTTAAAAGTCATCAACTTCTGATAATAAAGACAATAGCTCCAATAGAAATTGCACTTCTGGTAATAATATGACTGAAACCCAAATTCTTTCTCAATACGTTTACCAAATAGGTAACCCACTATTCCATCCCATATCTCAAGCATTTTGCATTGCCTAGATCATCTAATACTCCTGTTTCTTTAGATTCTAATCGCGTTCTGTATTCTAGTACTAAATTTAACAACCAAACTCATTATTGTCTATAAAGCAATTAGGCAATTTCAGATTCTAATCAAAACAAatgcttttttccttttcaggaCAAGCTCAAGTGCCTTGACAATTTTCTTCGCTGCCATGATGAATCAATTGAATCATCATAGGCATGCTTACATTTGCCCTGTCACTAGTCGTCACTCCACAAGAAAACATCCCTTTTCAAATCTATCAGAGAGGTCAATCGCAACACCCAGAATGACCTCATAGCCTGAGATTCAAATGCATCAAGTTTCTTGGCAGGTAGAACTACGAGAAAGGAAACGTTGCTTCATAATTAGTCCTCTAGCTCAAAGCAAATCCTAAGATCATTCGTAAACTAAATTGAATCCAGAAGATGCATTTTCAAAGGATTTAATTTGTGAGATCAAAGAGTAAATCAATGGCATAATCATTAAGATCAATAATAAGACAAACAACCCAGGAGAAATTTCAGAATTCACATCGCACGTCACCTTGCAAGTTCCTTCATGGACTGAACAAACACCATACCAGATGACTCCAACATGTCATGCAATTCATTCTCATTACCATCATTGTCAACATTTCCATTTTGATGATTCTCACGCATCAAGTTCCTGATAATTAAGGAAGCCAACGAAGCCGCTTCCTCGAACATACAACTCACCAAGTAACTGCAAAATTCGATCAAAGACGTACAAAAACAGTTATTCAAGAAAGCAACATACAAGGGTAGTAAACAGCATGCCCCTTTTCAAATCCAAAAACAAATGAAACAGAATTATACCTTTCCGAACGCTCAATTCCTTCCCAAGTAGATGCTTTTGCACCACAAACTACAGCCATTTCTGTCTTTATCTAGCTCTTTTTTGTAGTTCTACAAGCTGCAGACGCCTCAGGTATCATTACATAATTTGTTTATATGATCGAAACAATTGCAAAATCAATTCCAAAATCAGAACTGAAATATTTGCAATTGAAAACCCCAACTAATGTTATCAATACTTAAAATGATAGGCCGAAAAAAACAGAGATAAATTGAGAAATTCGAGAAAACTGAACAGCAAGATAGAAAGAGATTGATTGATCgagatagagagagaaagagagggctTACCAATTGGAGCTGCAATCTCCAACAAGATTGAAATTGTTGTTGAGGATGACAATTACTGCAGAAGAAGACTTTTTCAACAATGCTTGAAAATCAACCAACTCAAGGGGGACTTGATTTGAGGTTTTTACGAACGTTGAGATAAAATTTTGGGTTAAGAGCAATTTGCACCCTAAACTATTACCTATTTGTATTTTGTTCCCCAAACCATTAAGTTTCGAATGAGAAAGATTTGAGTAGTCCTTATTGAATAATTTTACGGACATAGGTTAGGGAtaatagaattttttttcagCTAAAAATAGTTAAtagttttattcttttttaactAATTAAACAATGTTATATAAATTGATATGCATTTTAACTGGTTGAATAATGACACAAATTGATAGTAAGAAGTAATATTAGGGTGacaaaattgttaattttagaAGATAGTGTCTAGATCAATAATAGTTCAATATGTACGATATTATTAATCTtaactatttttgtttattagttatgagttttctttttttttttttgtaattttttgctTGATAATTTGTACAAGTATTGCCTTGAATTAAGAAGAAAAACTCTTTACTCCCTCACATTTTTAAGCCAATAGAATTTGAATTCTCATATATTCAATTCCCGCCATCTTCTTATAGAAAATTTTACATCAACGTATTcggagagtgaataatattagaACAGCGGATGAATAAAATACAAATTAAGTTTAATTGGATGAgtagaaaatatataatttaGTTACTTTTTCTTGTCATAAATTAATTATCATCTTAGACAAGCCAATCTAATTTTTTCCGTGAAATTTTAATCCtaaattaattttgtttttcaaataaaagattATTTGTcactaaaaataataatatcacTATACATATATTGCACATTCttctaaaaaaggaaaattggacGAAGGAAGTATTATTTTGGTTAGTGTGAATGGAAGTACTTGAATTCGAAATTTTTTACTTACATTCCTTTCTTTTAAACCATCAAATTGTTCTTCCCccactaagaaaaaaaaaaacctatggTAAATGTTCATTGGtgagtaaaaaaattttaataaaataatagcCACGAATAAATGATGCAAATTTTGATgcaaataaaattaataaaatttgggTCTAACATCCCAagatttgtttaaaaaaaaaaagtaaatgatgCAAATAGTTTAATTGGCATATCGCTTCTTTGCCACCTAAAATACAAAAAGGAGTACTAATTTCTGGCGGGAATTCTCCTCTTCTTCCCACCAACTTAACGACTTCTTTCCACAATGAAGACGGTCTTCAAATCTGTCTTCGCCATAAACTCGAGAAAAAGCTTCAAAGCTTACATGCAGAGAAACCTTAACCTCTTGAAAGAAATCTCAAACCAAAGATTAATCACTCAAGGAACTGCACTTCATGGCCATTTAATTAAAAAGGGAATTTCATCAGAGAAGTATGTAGCTGTAAAATTGCTTGTTATGTACTTAAAGTGTAGGAAATATGGTGAAATAAATCATATGTTGAAGGAGTTTAACGGGTTCAATTTAGTTGTGTATAACTGTTTGATTGCTGCAAATGTTGAGTGGGGAAATTTGAATGAAGCGCGCCGGTTGTTTGAAGAAATGCCACAGAGAGGTGAGGTTACTTGGACTGCTTTGGTTTCTGGTTTGCTGAGATATGGAAGAGTGGATGAAGCACTTTGGTATTTCGAGAGGAACCCTTTTCGGGATGGATTTTCTTGGACTGCGATGATAAGTGGATTGGTGCAAAATGGTCTGGGTTTGCAGGCTATGAAGCTTTTCTTGAGGATGCTTGATTCTGGAGTTATGCCTAATAATGTTACGTTTACTACTTTTTTTAAAGCTTGTGCAGATTCGGCTGACTTTGGGTTGGGAATGAGTGCGTTGGCTTTGGTTGTGAAGGTTGGTTTTGATGAGAGTTTGCCTGTGTgtaattcattgatttcattcagTTTGAAGGTGGGAGAAATTAACTTGGCTAGAAGAATTTTTGATGGCATGAAAGAGAGGGACGTTGTTTCGTGGACTGCGATTTTGGATGCGTATGTTGAGATGGATAGTTTGGAAGAGGCTCGTAGAATCTTTGATGAGATGCCAGAAAGGAATGAAATTTCTTGGAGTGCCATGATTGCTAGGTATAGTCAGAATGGTTATGCTGAAGATGCAGTAAACTTGTTCCATGAAATGGTTCAGAGTGGGTTTAGGCCAAACAAATCTTGCTTTTCTTGTGCTATTAGTGCTTTGGCCAGCCTGGAAGCTTTGCAAGCAGGCAGGAATATCCATGGACATGTTATAAAAATTGGAATTGAGACGGATGTTTTCATTAGTAGCTCACTAGTGGACTTGTATTGCAAATGCAAAGAAACTGGAGATGGACGCAGAGTTTTTGACTTGACAAAGGTGAAAAATATTGCTTGTTGGAATTCCATGGTTGCTGGTTATAGTTTAAATTGCCAGCTTGAAGAAGCTAGGAAACTGTTTGACCTGATACCTTGTAAAAATAATGTCTCCTGGAACTGCCTGATTGTGGGTTACTTAGAAAATGAACAATTTGATAAAGTTACTGACTTGTTCAATGAGATGCTTTTGTCTGGAGAAACACCAAACAAATCCACTTTCTCAAGTGTTCTACGTGCTTGTTCAAGCTTAGCCTCGTTAGAAAGAGGCAAGGTTCTACATGGAAAAATTGTTAAACATGGTTTCCAGTATGATATTTATGTCGGCACCGCACTCATAAGTATGTACTCAAAATCTGGAGATATTGAATGCTCTAAGCAAGTTTTTAGTAGAATGCCAAGGAAAAATGAAGTATCTTGGGCAGCTATGATTCAGGCATTTGCCGAAAATGGTTTTGCTGAAGAGTCACTTGCCCTGTTTGATGAATTTGAACATTCTTCATCCTTTGCACCTAATGAGCTCATTCTTTTGGCAGTTCTGTTTTCTTGTTCTCATTGTGGGCTGGTTGATAAAGGACTGCATTTTTTCAATTCAATGGAGAAGATTTACGGCATTAAACCAACTGGTAGGCACTACACCTGTGTAGTTGACATGCTTTCTCGGTCAGGACGCCTATCAGAGGCTGAAAAATTTATCACGGGCATGTCATGTGAACATGAAGTTAATGCCTGGGTAGCTTTATTAAATGGTTCTAGAATATACAGGGATAAAATTGTGGCAGAAAAGGCAGCAAAAAAGTTCTCAAAAATGGTGGAGGAGAAGTCTGAAGTTTATGTCATGCTATCAAACGTTTATGCTTCAGCTGGTAGATGGTTTGATGTTCTTAACACTAGAAAGTTGATGATAGAGAAAGGATTATACAAAGGCGGAGGCTGTAGTTGGATTGAGGAGAGAAATCATATTCATGTTTTCTATTGCCAGGATGGAACACATATTGGCTCAACAGAAATTTATGGGGTATTGCAACTATTGAAATCTGAAATGTGAAACGTGAATGATGATGCTATAAAAGCTTGGACCTTGAACAGAGGCGTCTTGGTGAAGAAAAGCcaaggagggaaaaaaaaagtttttcttcCTCAGGTATGGTAACTAACAAGACTACATGTAGCAGCAGTGGAGAAATTTTCTTGTCTTATGGAAGCTAGCTATACAGTTGTTGGAATTGATGTCTTCATTGCTGAAAGTCAGGACCATCTTGCAAGCAAATGCAAGTTTGAGTTGTGGAATAACCGGTTCAGCAGAAAAACCTTCCCAAGAAGCTCTGTTTCTCACAAAGTTCTTTTGCAATACAACAGTCTATTAGGAAAAATGAATTGCAGGTAATGGTTTTTACTAATCTCAAACTGGGGACAATTGCCTCTTGGAAAGGATAGCCATTATGGCTTTTGTCATATAATGTGAAAAAGATTCTTGATCAAAGTTATCTTGTGTAGCACTATTCATTTTCTGAGGCAAATCCTGATCAAGATTGTGTCTCTCAGGTAAAAGTCTGTATGCTGTCTTTTGTATTGAATAGTTCATACCTTCTTGTAATTAGACAATAACATTATTTACTACAGTtgcattttctttgttatttaCACTTCCATGAAGTGGAGGTCAACTGGTCAGTGAAACAAATCAAGTGACAGATTGGAAGCAGAAGAGGAGTTCCATTTACAagcaccaaaaaaaagaaaaacaagtcaGTTAgttttccttctctcttttttttttttaattatatggTTATTTTCCTTGCGTCTTTTCTATTTTGGTTAGAGATGTTTAGGCCTAGACACCATTTAATGACAAGAATTgcagcaaatgaatttttaatttgCTTGAAAGTGTTTTTTAATCTGGCTTCTGTAGTTAATTTTATGCTTCCGATTCATGAATCGTCTGAACTGGTTTACTTCCATTTGTTAGTTGAAAGGAGtgggaaaaaggaaagagatTTAGGCTGTGGAGTGGCACTGCACATTAGCTTTCTGAAACAACTACTCAAGTTAGCGGCTAAGAAACCAAATAGTTCACAACTTCAAGCTGGTTTACCTTGTTAGGTTTTCTAACGTCCAATTTCCCCATCCTTTTCCAGTCCCtcaactctttttcttttttaattttgtggATGCTTACTTCATACAACTTTCTTATCAGTTGACGTGGATCACATGCAAAAAAGAGCATTCATGAAACTGAACTATGGTGTCTAGTTAAATTGTCACAGAAaaccatatatacacacatgtTCAGCACCTTTTGATTTATCTTTGGCTACTATTGGATAATTGCTCTTTGATGGAGATTTAAACATGTTTCTTGGGAAGATGTAGTTTATAAGTGACATTACTTATCCTTTTTCTGTATTGTCAGTGATTTCTCTTAGAAGCCTGCTACAATGTTGCCACGGGGATAATCCTGTTGCTTTTTCACTGACAAAAATGCGTCAGGTacactagtttttctttttgcctaTTTCATCATTCCACGAAATATTTTGTTACCATAAAACCTGTGCATGTAGGTGATAATCCAAGGGTTTTGCTGCTTGATGTAACTTTTGTAGCTTAAGCAGGTACTCATAAAATAAAATTCGTAATGGAAAAGCATATTAATATTTGTAAACCTTAATGTTGACCTTTTTAGAGCTAATCTTTTGTACCTGTTGGCTAAGatggttatttcttggtttcgtCTCTTACCTGCTGTTGAACTAATTTGCATCAGCGGAAGAAGAAAATTCATCTAGAGCAAACTGCCATCCTGGAGAATAATCATTCAATGAATATTATTGGACGCCTGAATGGGCACTATACATGTTACCAGAAGATTGCTGAAAACCCATACGGCAACTTTAATATCTAAGAATGCTTAAAGAATTCAAATGGAACTGGTTATTTAAGGTAAAGGCCCTCTTACAGAATGAAGAAAACTATTAGTAAATTGTCATACATAATTCTCTTTTGCATTTAGTGTTGAAGATATGTGATCTAATATTAGGAAagatatgattatagtatcatgtattaattaggtatcatatgattatagtatcatgtattaattagatatcatatgattatagtatcatatattaattaggtagtaaattgatttagattagcatgattttaggatctaaattaggttacacttgtgtatatatatgtatattgtgtagtccaaatgagatgaaggaaaatattttctctccctttttcttagttttcatggtatcagagctctacCATCAAGGTTAGGGTCTCTGTCCGCTGCCGGAAAATTCAGTAGTCATCATTCGGTTCCTCTGGTTCTGTATAGGACACATTTGTGTTCTATTCTTCACTCTTGTTTTAAAGAGTTCAGATCtgtccttttttgtttttattctgtTAATTCTGAACCCATGGCAGAAACGAAATCTGTCGTTACGTCTGATGTGGTTCCTGTGATGTC
The Coffea arabica cultivar ET-39 chromosome 6c, Coffea Arabica ET-39 HiFi, whole genome shotgun sequence genome window above contains:
- the LOC113692055 gene encoding protein APEM9 isoform X1 → MAVVCGAKASTWEGIERSESYLVSCMFEEAASLASLIIRNLMRENHQNGNVDNDGNENELHDMLESSGMVFVQSMKELARTFEILKELKHLFGSVAAIPVQVLVTGVCFQISEGTSSDVEGYLKEFLSKWIYKDEGYYFLVEADGEEPDRRFSLGVDEYLEVVDLYVMTCLGMVLRDIDSAISWVEKASLPEDKRQELLRRLNSMNASKATSSSQAPVSSLHADKHGVESKNFSKNLEPGHVASKENSVKETILKLSGRGAPCFWWFRNTTVKFGNFRLNLSNGNILLGCILLFMCYFLKRKQASLKRVLRKQALSVKKGLVDLWQLAFSYQVNPLAAVQPLPAATRGSL
- the LOC113692055 gene encoding protein APEM9 isoform X2, which encodes MAVVCGAKASTWEGIERSESYLVSCMFEEAASLASLIIRNLMRENHQNGNVDNDGNENELHDMLESSGMVFVQSMKELARTFEILKELKHLFGSVAAIPVQVLVTGVCFQISEGTSSDVEGYLKEFLSKWIYKDEGYYFLVEADGEEPDRRFSLGVDEYLEVVDLYVMTCLGMVLRDIDSAISWVEKASLPEDKRQELLRRLNSMNASKATSSSQAPVSSLHADKHGVESKNFSKNLEPGHVASKENSVKETILKLSGRGAPCFWWFRNTTVKFGNFRLNLSNGNILLGCILLFMCYFLKRKQASLKRKQALSVKKGLVDLWQLAFSYQVNPLAAVQPLPAATRGSL